A region from the Cannabis sativa cultivar Pink pepper isolate KNU-18-1 chromosome 9, ASM2916894v1, whole genome shotgun sequence genome encodes:
- the LOC115723192 gene encoding uncharacterized protein LOC115723192, which yields MGSKHGNQLTSYLTLMMMVMVSALSVPEISAQNIFTLSSSEPSGSSLIDQRSNVSDPMDQPDDTVRVDPLDHFKKYRRGYDITNKHYWSSTIFTGVYGYVPGLLWLVCGILYGSFSLAKMVWYRNRKSEKLNKRSPCHRQCYLWPILLAIFFTLLAIVTSGVVLGGNARFHSEAKTVVDIVINTANEASETIYNTTGAMKVVRDNLEASGINNEAEVFLTSTSQELDLEAADIYRQAKKNRHKIDKGLKIVFIVTTMTVTLNLAAVIALSISGILRLQRALRLLIMLCWFLTVLCWLFFGIYFFLNKFVGDTCTALENFQRNPYNNSLSSILPCDELISARSVLHDVSAGIHNIVNEVNANISVMQSSNGISICNPFSDPPAYQYQPENCPSNTIRIGDIPKVLKVFTCSDANSMTCGNGQFSISDSDYQTVESYTNSIQNLLNAYPGMENLVECQLVKDAFSEILVKHCKPMKKFVHMVWASMVLLSLIMVILVLLWTIRDHHEISHHFSDGGSVGPHSSPADMLELGNATKQVKDNTNHTSI from the exons ATGGGATCCAAGCATGGCAATCAATTGACTTCTTACCTAACtttgatgatgatggtgatggtTTCAGCCTTAAGTGTCCCAGAAATATCAGCacaaaatatatttacattAAGTAGTTCTGAACCCTCAG GAAGTAGTTTGATTGATCAGAGAAGTAATGTATCTGATCCCATGGATCAGCCAGATGATACAGTGAGGGTGGATCCACTagatcattttaaaaaatacagaagAGGATACGACATTACCAACAAGCATTATTGGAGT TCAACTATATTTACAGGGGTTTATGGATATGTCCCAGGGTTGCTATGGCTTGTGTGTGGAATTCTCTATGGAAGTTTTTCATTAGCAAAAATGGTATGGTACAGAAATAGAAAGAGTGAGAAGCTGAACAAAAGATCACCATGTCACAGGCAGTGCTACCTTTGGCCCATCTTACTGGCTATTTTCTTCACACTCCTTGCCAT AGTGACATCTGGTGTAGTACTTGGAGGGAATGCTAGATTCCATTCAGAAGCAAAAACAGTAGTGGACATTGTCATAAACACAGCGAATGAAGCATCGGAAACCATTTACAACACAACTGGAGCAATGAAAGTTGTTAGAGATAACTTAGAAGCTTCTGGTATAAACAATGAAGCTGAAGTCTTCCTTACCTCCACATCCCAGGAACTTGATCTTGAAGCTGCAGATATTTACAGGCAGGCTAAGAAGAATAGACATAAAATTGACAAAGGTCTAAAGATAGT TTTCATAGTAACCACTATGACTGTTACCCTGAACCTGGCTGCAGTGATTGCTCTATCAA TCTCTGGAATTCTGAGGTTGCAGCGCGCACTTCGCCT ACTCATCATGCTATGTTGGTTCCTAACTGTTTTGTGCTGGCTGTTCTTTGGGATCTACTTTTTCCTAAACAA aTTTGTTGGTGATACATGCACAGCTCTTGAGAATTTccaaagaaatccctataacaaTAGCTTGAGCTCTATCCTGCCCTGTGATGAACTAATCTCAGCAAGATCTGTTCTACACGACGTCAGTGCAGGGATCCACAACATTGTTAATGAG GTGAATGCAAACATATCAGTCATGCAATCATCAAATGGTATTTCTATCTGCAATCCATTCTCGGATCCACCAGCATACCAGTACCAGCCCGAAAACTGCCCATCTAACACAATAAGAATAGGAGACATCCCAAAG GTGCTAAAGGTATTCACCTGTTCAGATGCAAACAGCATGACATGTGGAAATGGACAATTCTCCATATCCGACAGTGACTACCAAACTGTGGAGTCTTACACAAATTCAATACAAAACCTACTAAATGCTTACCCAGGCATGGAGAACCTGGTGGAATGTCAATTAGTGAAGGATGCCTTTTCTGAGATCCTTGTCAAACACTGCAAGCCCATGAAGAAATTCGTTCACATGGTTTGGGCATCAATGGTGTTACTCTCATTGATAATGGTGATACTGGTCTTGTTATGGACAATAAGAGATCATCATGAGATTAGCCATCATTTTTCAGATGGGGGTTCTGTGGGACCCCATTCTTCACCAGCAGATATGCTCGAATTAGGCAATGCTACTAAGCAAGTTAAAGATAACACAAATCATACTTCAATCTGA